The Pseudomonas baetica genome includes a region encoding these proteins:
- a CDS encoding LysR family transcriptional regulator, whose translation MHIDLRQLRHFIALAEQRSFVAGAQAVNLSQSAFSRSIQALEHSVGCQLVDRGRKELPPTKQGQVLLEHARRLVSGAQQMANEISQFNGLEAGELRFGCGPAPAAGLIPRAIGSFIGRYPKARVQFQVDDWQSLSKRLLSEEFEFFVADTRHFEADPDYLTHRLRPRKWHFCCRAGHPLATFERVTAEQLMSYPLAVSIRPPNLRKVIVDLSGRPDFTPNVECENSSSLLSVVLRSDAIGIVGAYSDALHQAKGELVRLKIEGLADDLEELYTRYGIVSRAGYRLSPLAEAMIEQIKAIDAVDEEVCSLENFAV comes from the coding sequence ATGCATATCGACTTGCGCCAACTTCGTCACTTCATCGCCCTGGCTGAGCAACGCAGCTTTGTCGCCGGCGCGCAGGCGGTGAACCTGTCGCAGTCGGCGTTCAGCCGCAGCATTCAGGCGCTGGAACACAGCGTCGGCTGTCAGTTGGTCGATCGCGGGCGCAAGGAATTGCCACCAACCAAACAAGGCCAGGTCCTGCTCGAACATGCGCGGCGGCTGGTCAGCGGCGCGCAGCAGATGGCCAACGAGATCAGCCAGTTCAATGGCCTCGAGGCCGGGGAATTGCGCTTCGGTTGCGGCCCGGCCCCAGCCGCTGGCTTGATTCCGCGTGCGATCGGCAGCTTCATCGGGCGTTACCCGAAAGCGCGGGTGCAGTTTCAGGTCGATGACTGGCAGAGCTTGAGCAAGCGCCTGCTGAGTGAGGAGTTCGAATTCTTTGTCGCCGACACCCGCCACTTCGAGGCGGATCCGGATTACCTGACGCATCGGCTGCGCCCGCGCAAATGGCATTTCTGCTGTCGCGCCGGGCATCCGCTGGCTACTTTTGAACGGGTCACCGCCGAACAATTGATGAGCTATCCGCTGGCGGTTAGCATCCGCCCGCCGAACCTGCGCAAGGTCATCGTCGACCTCAGCGGCCGGCCGGATTTCACGCCGAATGTGGAGTGTGAAAACAGTTCGAGTTTGCTCAGCGTGGTGCTGCGTTCGGATGCGATCGGGATTGTCGGCGCGTATTCCGATGCGTTGCATCAGGCCAAGGGTGAGCTGGTGCGTTTGAAGATCGAAGGTCTGGCCGATGATCTGGAAGAGCTGTACACCCGCTATGGGATTGTCAGTCGGGCGGGATATCGGTTGTCGCCGTTGGCTGAGGCGATGATTGAGCAGATCAAGGCGATTGATGCGGTGGATGAGGAGGTGTGTTCACTGGAGAATTTTGCCGTTTGA
- a CDS encoding alpha/beta hydrolase: MRNESIRYLIVPGWQGSPEDHWQTHWQNSLPNSARVEQADWLTPRREDWVAALAEAIAADSTPVILIAHSLGCITVAHWAATAPLQYLRQVRGALLVAPADVERPACAPALRNFAPIPSDLLPFPSQVVSSDNDAAVSAPRALELARNWGAEAGILAGAGHINVKSGHQRWEQGFAYLYRLQNRMEHHARRRA; this comes from the coding sequence ATGCGCAACGAATCAATTCGCTACCTGATTGTGCCGGGCTGGCAAGGATCGCCAGAAGATCATTGGCAAACCCACTGGCAGAACAGCCTGCCAAACAGCGCGCGGGTGGAACAGGCCGACTGGCTGACCCCGCGCCGTGAAGACTGGGTCGCGGCGCTGGCCGAGGCCATCGCCGCCGACAGCACGCCAGTCATCCTCATCGCGCACAGCCTCGGCTGCATCACGGTCGCCCATTGGGCGGCAACTGCGCCGCTGCAATACCTGCGTCAGGTACGCGGCGCCTTGCTGGTTGCGCCGGCGGATGTCGAGCGCCCGGCCTGCGCGCCGGCGCTGCGCAATTTCGCACCGATTCCGAGCGACCTGCTGCCGTTTCCGAGCCAGGTTGTCAGCTCCGACAACGACGCCGCCGTCAGTGCGCCGCGCGCACTGGAGCTGGCGCGCAACTGGGGGGCCGAAGCGGGGATTCTTGCGGGCGCCGGACACATCAATGTGAAGTCCGGGCATCAGCGTTGGGAGCAAGGTTTTGCTTATCTCTATCGCCTGCAAAACCGTATGGAACACCACGCCCGACGTCGCGCCTGA
- a CDS encoding MotA/TolQ/ExbB proton channel family protein: protein MTLLASPLESIESAVIWLLVVFSVATWGLALLKAVQFGRLKAQDRQFHKRFWAASSLDAAAELSETQPGAAARVAQAGYAAIQVGEAPQANDLSHAINHQDRLERALRQQIVRERRSLETGLAVVASIGSTSPFIGLFGTVWGIMEALKGISAAGSASLETVAGPIGAALVATGVGIAVAVPAVLVYNYFLRRLKLTAADLDDFAHDFYSLAQKSAFRVLIHPTAHKVAAPGNAAKVKEAS, encoded by the coding sequence ATGACGTTACTGGCATCTCCACTGGAATCCATCGAAAGCGCGGTGATCTGGCTGCTGGTGGTTTTTTCCGTCGCCACTTGGGGACTGGCTCTGCTCAAGGCTGTGCAGTTCGGTCGCCTGAAAGCGCAGGACCGCCAATTTCATAAACGCTTCTGGGCGGCGTCGAGCCTGGATGCCGCCGCCGAGTTGAGCGAAACCCAGCCCGGCGCCGCCGCGCGGGTGGCACAGGCCGGTTATGCGGCGATTCAGGTGGGCGAGGCGCCGCAGGCCAATGATTTGAGCCATGCGATCAACCATCAGGATCGTCTGGAGCGCGCACTGCGTCAGCAGATCGTCCGCGAGCGACGTTCGCTGGAGACCGGTCTGGCGGTGGTCGCGAGTATTGGCAGTACGTCGCCGTTCATTGGTTTGTTCGGCACGGTGTGGGGGATCATGGAAGCGTTGAAGGGAATCAGCGCGGCTGGCTCGGCGAGTCTGGAAACGGTCGCCGGTCCGATCGGTGCAGCGCTAGTTGCCACGGGTGTGGGGATCGCCGTCGCGGTACCGGCGGTGCTGGTTTACAACTACTTTTTGCGTCGTTTGAAACTGACCGCCGCCGATCTGGATGACTTCGCCCACGACTTCTACAGCCTGGCGCAGAAGAGTGCATTCCGCGTGTTGATCCACCCGACCGCGCACAAGGTTGCCGCGCCGGGCAACGCGGCAAAAGTGAAGGAGGCGTCCTGA
- a CDS encoding TonB-dependent receptor has protein sequence MSPLNLASPLTPRRLKRLPLALLLAGSASWTHSYAAETETPAPAPAGKPAANSSQLGTVTVTTRRREESSQDVPTPMSVVSGQNLEAQRVYRIQDLQQLVPSVNVAYMHARQSSVSIRGLGNNPASDGLEGSVGLYIDNVYLGRPGMAVFDLMDIEQLEVLRGPQGTLFGKNTTAGVINISTRAPTFTPERSIETSVGEDGYFQTKGTISGALNDQLAGRFSAYRTRSDGDIKNEYDGHDLNGGSRDGFRAQLLFKPNEDFNLRWIGDYNEEDSSAGTRVLYNTGPTINGVNLYQARANAAGATLINGSHRKVNLDNDQHVTVHQGGTSVEANWTLPSDFTLTSISSYRFWNFTPKNDDGLNVPASYNAGVSVEDKQYSQEFRLASPKGEFFDYVVGAYYFGNNLDNKSFAYYGPQADIWNGTPAGALANVTSVGNGHIKTDSFALFAQGTWHLTERLDFTAGVRGTYEEKSAWVTRNAPLGGATVAGAAATARRGRAGAYDSGDLNQYRSSPSGLLNLSYRITGDVLTYATVSHGEKSGGVNLAVGSAPAAGADSLLIGTERANNAELGFKSTLWDHRLQLNANVFWTQVNAYQTNAYDADNRVQYLTNAGSVRSRGVEFESTLIPLRGLTLNINGSYNDVSYLSYKDAPCPPEVSQAPGAPASCDLSGHQVVGASKWIGNANGEYKWNLDNGFEPYVTASYAFRSKAVGTVEDSDYGQIPSYAVVNFSTGLRGDFNQGQWDVSLWLKNAFDKTYYTTLWTGGNGGYEGLLGTPRTLGVTGRYDF, from the coding sequence ATGAGTCCGTTGAACCTTGCGTCACCCCTCACACCACGACGGCTCAAGCGCCTGCCTCTGGCCCTGCTGCTGGCGGGAAGCGCCAGTTGGACTCACAGCTACGCCGCTGAAACCGAAACCCCGGCGCCAGCCCCTGCCGGCAAGCCGGCGGCCAACAGTTCGCAGCTGGGAACGGTGACCGTCACCACCCGCCGTCGCGAAGAAAGTTCGCAGGACGTGCCCACGCCAATGAGCGTGGTCAGCGGGCAGAATCTGGAGGCGCAACGGGTCTACCGGATTCAGGATTTGCAGCAACTGGTGCCCAGCGTCAACGTCGCCTACATGCATGCGCGCCAGTCCAGCGTGTCGATCCGTGGTTTGGGCAACAACCCGGCCAGCGATGGTCTGGAGGGCAGCGTCGGTCTGTACATCGACAACGTCTATCTGGGCCGCCCGGGGATGGCGGTCTTCGACTTGATGGACATCGAGCAGCTCGAAGTTCTGCGTGGGCCGCAAGGCACGCTGTTCGGCAAAAACACCACCGCCGGGGTGATCAACATCAGCACCCGAGCACCGACCTTCACCCCTGAACGGAGCATCGAAACCTCGGTTGGCGAGGACGGCTACTTCCAGACCAAGGGCACCATTTCCGGGGCGCTCAACGATCAATTGGCCGGGCGTTTTTCCGCCTATCGCACTCGCAGCGATGGCGACATCAAGAACGAATACGACGGCCATGACCTCAACGGCGGTTCACGTGATGGCTTCCGTGCGCAACTGTTGTTCAAGCCCAACGAAGACTTCAATCTGCGCTGGATCGGCGACTACAACGAAGAGGATTCCAGCGCCGGCACCCGCGTGCTGTACAACACCGGTCCGACCATCAACGGCGTCAATCTTTACCAGGCGCGCGCCAACGCGGCCGGGGCAACATTGATCAACGGCTCGCACCGCAAGGTCAATCTGGACAACGACCAGCATGTCACCGTGCATCAGGGCGGCACCTCGGTGGAGGCCAACTGGACGCTGCCGAGCGACTTCACCCTGACCTCGATCAGTTCCTATCGCTTCTGGAATTTCACCCCGAAAAACGATGATGGTCTCAACGTGCCGGCGAGCTACAACGCCGGGGTGTCGGTGGAAGACAAACAGTATTCGCAGGAATTTCGTCTGGCCTCGCCCAAGGGCGAGTTCTTCGATTACGTCGTCGGTGCGTACTACTTCGGCAACAATCTGGACAACAAATCCTTCGCCTATTACGGCCCGCAAGCGGATATCTGGAACGGCACGCCGGCCGGTGCGCTGGCCAACGTCACCAGTGTCGGCAACGGCCACATCAAGACCGACAGTTTTGCCCTGTTCGCCCAAGGCACCTGGCACCTCACCGAGCGCCTGGATTTCACCGCCGGGGTGCGCGGCACCTATGAAGAAAAAAGCGCGTGGGTCACACGTAATGCCCCGCTCGGTGGCGCAACCGTCGCCGGTGCTGCCGCTACGGCGCGACGCGGGCGAGCCGGCGCCTACGATTCCGGCGACTTGAACCAGTACCGCTCCAGTCCGTCCGGGCTGCTCAACCTCAGCTATCGCATCACCGGTGACGTACTCACCTATGCGACGGTGTCCCACGGCGAGAAATCTGGCGGGGTCAACCTTGCGGTGGGCTCGGCACCCGCCGCCGGGGCTGACTCGCTGCTGATCGGCACCGAACGCGCCAATAACGCCGAATTGGGTTTCAAAAGCACGCTGTGGGATCACCGTCTGCAACTCAACGCCAACGTGTTCTGGACCCAGGTCAACGCCTATCAGACCAACGCCTACGACGCCGACAACCGCGTGCAATACCTGACCAACGCCGGTTCCGTGCGCTCGCGCGGTGTCGAATTCGAAAGCACGCTGATCCCGCTGCGCGGCCTGACCCTGAACATCAACGGCTCCTACAACGACGTCAGTTACCTCTCGTACAAAGATGCCCCGTGCCCGCCGGAAGTCAGCCAGGCGCCGGGGGCTCCGGCGTCCTGCGACCTCAGCGGCCATCAAGTGGTCGGCGCCTCGAAATGGATCGGCAACGCCAACGGCGAATACAAATGGAATCTGGATAACGGCTTCGAACCCTACGTCACCGCCAGCTATGCGTTCCGCTCCAAAGCGGTGGGCACGGTCGAGGATTCCGACTACGGCCAGATCCCGAGCTACGCGGTGGTCAATTTCTCCACCGGCCTGCGCGGCGACTTCAACCAGGGCCAGTGGGACGTCTCGCTGTGGCTGAAAAACGCCTTCGACAAAACCTACTACACGACCCTGTGGACCGGCGGCAACGGCGGTTACGAAGGCCTGCTCGGCACGCCGCGCACCCTCGGCGTCACCGGTCGCTATGACTTCTGA
- a CDS encoding energy transducer TonB produces MGNVQTAASAGELLWRQTPSGELVDLGRPHRVPLGQLRLQRAPKSILSRREAILLGVLALLAHGAVIYWISQKPTPVLPIVPPEIPPMTIEFSRPAPPAPPVVVPPPPAPVVEPAPPVEDELAVKPPPPKPIPKPKPVVKQPPKPAPKAVEHPPAPPQPAAAVAAPAPPAPPPAPVPVTPASANAAYLKNPAPEYPSLAQRRGWEGTVLLRVHVLASGKPGEIQIQKSSGRQQLDDAALSAVKRWSFVPAKQGDVAQDGWVSVPIDFKIH; encoded by the coding sequence ATGGGCAATGTCCAGACCGCCGCCAGCGCAGGGGAATTGCTCTGGCGTCAGACGCCGAGTGGCGAATTGGTCGATCTCGGCCGACCGCATCGTGTGCCGTTGGGGCAACTGCGTCTGCAGCGTGCGCCCAAAAGTATTCTGAGCCGCCGCGAAGCGATTCTGCTTGGCGTGCTGGCGTTGCTGGCACATGGCGCGGTGATCTACTGGATCAGCCAGAAACCGACGCCAGTGCTGCCGATCGTGCCGCCGGAAATTCCGCCGATGACCATCGAATTCTCGCGCCCGGCACCGCCCGCGCCGCCGGTTGTTGTGCCGCCACCGCCAGCACCGGTGGTCGAGCCTGCACCGCCGGTGGAAGACGAACTGGCGGTAAAGCCGCCGCCGCCGAAACCGATTCCTAAACCCAAACCGGTGGTTAAACAGCCACCCAAACCAGCACCAAAAGCCGTCGAGCACCCCCCGGCGCCGCCGCAACCGGCAGCCGCGGTTGCCGCGCCCGCGCCTCCTGCACCACCACCGGCGCCCGTTCCGGTGACGCCAGCCTCGGCCAATGCCGCGTACCTGAAGAACCCGGCGCCGGAATATCCGTCGCTGGCCCAGCGCCGCGGTTGGGAAGGCACGGTGTTGTTGCGGGTGCATGTGCTGGCCAGCGGCAAACCGGGCGAGATCCAGATTCAGAAAAGCAGTGGCCGGCAACAACTCGACGATGCGGCGTTAAGCGCCGTCAAGCGTTGGAGTTTTGTGCCGGCCAAGCAGGGTGATGTCGCCCAGGACGGCTGGGTCAGCGTGCCCATCGATTTCAAGATTCATTAA
- a CDS encoding TauD/TfdA dioxygenase family protein: protein MSNAALAVKPAVHALEIHPVAGRIGAEIRGVQLSGDLDAATVEAIQQALVEYKVVFFREQTQLDDQRQEAFAHLLGEPVAHPTVPSREGTRYLLELDGAEGQRANSWHTDVTFVDAYPKASILRSVVAPAFGGDTLWANTATAYNGLPSELRELADKLIAVHSNEYDYASAKPDVSAEKLERYRKVFTSTVYETEHPVVRVHPISGEKSLLLGHFVKRIKGYSQADSAHLFGLLQSHVVRQENTVRWRWKAGDVAIWDNRSTQHYAIDDYGTQDRVVRRVTLKGEVPVGASGQRSQTIKGPDIGGV from the coding sequence ATGAGCAATGCCGCACTCGCTGTAAAACCCGCTGTCCACGCGCTGGAAATTCATCCGGTGGCCGGTCGTATTGGCGCCGAGATTCGTGGCGTGCAGTTGTCCGGTGATCTGGACGCCGCCACGGTCGAAGCCATTCAACAGGCACTGGTTGAGTACAAGGTCGTGTTCTTCCGTGAACAAACCCAGCTCGACGATCAGCGCCAGGAAGCCTTCGCCCATTTGCTCGGCGAGCCGGTGGCGCACCCGACCGTGCCGTCGCGTGAGGGCACCCGCTATCTGCTGGAGCTGGACGGTGCCGAAGGCCAGCGCGCCAACTCGTGGCACACCGACGTGACGTTCGTCGACGCCTACCCGAAAGCCTCGATCCTGCGCTCTGTCGTGGCGCCGGCGTTCGGTGGCGACACGCTGTGGGCCAACACCGCCACCGCCTACAACGGACTGCCGAGCGAGCTGCGCGAGCTGGCGGATAAACTGATCGCCGTGCACAGCAACGAGTACGACTACGCCAGCGCCAAGCCTGACGTGTCGGCGGAGAAGCTTGAGCGCTACCGCAAAGTCTTCACGTCGACCGTGTACGAGACCGAGCACCCGGTGGTGCGCGTACACCCGATCAGCGGCGAGAAGAGCTTGCTGCTGGGGCACTTCGTCAAGCGCATCAAGGGTTATTCGCAAGCGGATTCGGCGCACCTGTTCGGGCTGTTGCAGAGCCATGTGGTTCGTCAGGAAAACACCGTGCGCTGGCGCTGGAAGGCGGGTGATGTGGCGATCTGGGATAACCGTTCGACGCAGCATTACGCGATTGATGATTACGGGACTCAGGATCGGGTGGTGCGTCGGGTGACGTTGAAGGGTGAAGTGCCGGTGGGGGCTTCGGGGCAGCGTAGTCAGACCATCAAGGGCCCTGACATCGGCGGCGTCTGA
- a CDS encoding MetQ/NlpA family ABC transporter substrate-binding protein codes for MKKVLLFTALAAALTASLAQAGEKLVVAATPVPHAEILELIKPTLAKEGVDLEIKVFTDYVQPNVQVGEKRLDANYFQTLPYLNSFNQGKYKDDKSKYLVTVQGVHVEPFGGYSSKYKTLAELPDGATIAIPNEGSNSGRALILLQKAGLIELKDPKNALATPKDIAKNPHNFKFKELESALLPRVLKEVDLDMINTNYALEAGLNPTKDALVIEGADSPYVNFLVAREDNKNSDAIKKLAAALTSPEVKAFIEKKYNGAVLPAF; via the coding sequence ATGAAAAAGGTTCTGTTGTTTACCGCATTGGCGGCTGCTCTGACGGCTTCCCTGGCCCAGGCCGGCGAGAAACTGGTCGTCGCGGCGACCCCGGTCCCGCACGCTGAAATTCTTGAGCTGATCAAGCCGACCCTCGCCAAAGAAGGCGTGGATCTGGAAATCAAAGTGTTCACTGACTACGTGCAGCCGAACGTACAGGTTGGCGAGAAGCGTCTGGATGCCAACTACTTCCAGACCCTGCCGTACCTGAACAGCTTCAACCAGGGCAAATACAAGGACGACAAGTCCAAGTATCTGGTGACCGTGCAAGGCGTGCACGTTGAACCGTTCGGTGGCTACTCGAGCAAATACAAGACCCTGGCTGAACTGCCGGACGGCGCAACCATCGCCATCCCGAACGAAGGCAGCAACAGCGGCCGCGCTCTGATCCTGCTGCAGAAGGCTGGCCTGATCGAACTGAAAGACCCGAAGAACGCCCTGGCCACGCCGAAAGACATCGCCAAGAACCCGCACAACTTCAAGTTCAAGGAACTGGAATCGGCCCTGCTACCACGCGTTCTGAAGGAAGTTGATCTGGACATGATCAACACCAACTACGCGCTGGAAGCCGGTTTGAATCCGACCAAGGATGCGCTGGTGATCGAAGGCGCTGATTCGCCTTACGTGAACTTCCTCGTTGCCCGTGAGGACAACAAGAACAGCGACGCCATCAAGAAACTGGCCGCTGCCCTGACCAGCCCGGAAGTCAAAGCGTTCATCGAGAAGAAGTACAACGGCGCGGTACTGCCGGCGTTCTGA
- a CDS encoding ExbD/TolR family protein produces MAFSTQDSDEVLSEINVTPLVDVMLVLLVVFIVTAPLLTNAIPINLPKTEAVAPVEQKDPLVVSIDGAGKLFINKDEIQPDLLEFNLKSAKAKDPEVRVQLQADDGVNYGEVARAMASIERAGITKLSVITAR; encoded by the coding sequence ATGGCCTTTTCCACGCAAGACAGTGATGAGGTACTCAGCGAGATCAACGTGACGCCACTGGTGGACGTGATGCTGGTGCTGCTGGTGGTGTTTATCGTCACCGCGCCACTGCTGACCAACGCGATACCGATCAACCTGCCGAAGACCGAAGCGGTCGCGCCGGTGGAGCAGAAAGACCCGTTGGTGGTGAGCATCGACGGTGCCGGCAAACTGTTTATCAACAAGGACGAGATTCAGCCGGACTTGCTGGAATTCAACCTCAAGTCGGCGAAGGCCAAGGACCCGGAAGTGCGTGTGCAGTTGCAGGCGGATGACGGCGTGAATTATGGCGAAGTGGCGCGGGCCATGGCCTCGATTGAGCGGGCGGGGATTACCAAGTTGTCGGTGATCACCGCGCGGTAA
- a CDS encoding alkaline phosphatase family protein codes for MSQPEKPVRNVLYIMCDQLRRDYLSCYGHPHLHTPNIDRLAEAGVRFSRAYTQGTICGPSRMSAYTGRYVSSHQVAWNAVPLPLEELTLGDYLRPHGIRTALVGKTHATANVDALQRLAITPESAQAEVLNEVGFEPYFRHDGIFPDDPLFDNKRESAPYTHYLREQGFDGRNPWHDWANAAEGENGEILSGWKMRHAHLPARIPEQHSETVYTTNRAIDFITEQGEKSWCLHLSYIKPHWPYIVPAPYHALYSTKSILEAVRATPSEASKHPVYTAFRQHEESLNFSRDSVRLTVIPTYMGLIKQVDDQLGRLFDFLQSNGRWDDTLIVFTSDHGDFLGDHWLGEKEFLLEQAVGVPLIVRDPRAAADVTRGTVDEHLAETIDALPTFLQALGLPQAEHRLEGRSLIPLLHGENPDWRRYAISEYDYAFQAPARERLGQPIDRCRMTMVRSERWKYLAYDGFRPQLFDLLNDPQELRDLGEDPAYAAVREEHAGYLFEWVRGLKRRTTISHQEIDLRGQRFRYGEPETEKLVQIGVW; via the coding sequence ATGTCCCAGCCTGAAAAACCCGTGCGCAACGTGCTCTACATCATGTGCGACCAACTGCGCCGCGATTACCTGTCCTGCTACGGCCACCCGCATTTGCACACGCCGAACATCGATCGCCTGGCCGAAGCCGGCGTGCGTTTCAGCCGCGCCTACACCCAGGGCACCATTTGCGGCCCGTCGCGGATGTCGGCCTACACCGGGCGCTACGTCAGCAGTCATCAAGTGGCGTGGAACGCCGTGCCGCTACCGCTGGAAGAACTGACCCTCGGCGATTACCTGCGCCCCCACGGCATTCGTACCGCACTGGTCGGCAAGACCCACGCCACGGCGAATGTCGACGCATTGCAGCGACTGGCGATCACTCCCGAAAGCGCACAAGCCGAAGTGCTCAACGAAGTCGGCTTCGAACCGTACTTTCGCCACGACGGCATCTTTCCCGATGACCCGTTGTTCGACAACAAACGTGAATCCGCGCCCTACACCCATTACCTGCGCGAACAGGGTTTCGACGGGCGCAATCCCTGGCACGACTGGGCCAACGCCGCCGAAGGCGAGAACGGCGAAATCCTCAGCGGCTGGAAAATGCGTCATGCACATTTGCCAGCACGAATTCCCGAGCAACACTCAGAGACTGTCTACACTACCAATCGAGCCATCGACTTCATCACCGAGCAAGGTGAGAAATCCTGGTGTTTACACCTCTCCTACATCAAACCGCACTGGCCCTATATCGTACCAGCTCCGTACCACGCCTTGTACAGTACGAAATCGATTCTAGAAGCGGTCCGTGCGACGCCCTCCGAAGCCAGCAAACACCCCGTATACACTGCCTTTCGCCAGCATGAGGAAAGCCTCAACTTCTCCCGCGATTCAGTACGATTGACTGTAATCCCCACCTACATGGGCCTGATCAAGCAAGTGGATGATCAACTCGGGCGGCTATTCGATTTTCTGCAGAGCAATGGCCGTTGGGATGACACGCTGATCGTGTTCACCAGCGATCACGGCGACTTTCTGGGCGATCACTGGCTGGGCGAAAAGGAGTTTTTGCTGGAACAAGCGGTGGGGGTGCCGCTGATCGTGCGTGATCCTCGGGCGGCGGCGGATGTCACGCGGGGCACGGTGGATGAGCATCTGGCGGAAACCATCGACGCGTTGCCGACGTTTCTTCAGGCGTTGGGATTGCCGCAAGCCGAACATCGGCTGGAGGGCCGCTCGCTGATACCGCTTTTACATGGAGAGAATCCGGATTGGCGCCGCTATGCAATCAGCGAATACGACTACGCCTTTCAAGCGCCCGCGCGGGAGCGACTGGGCCAGCCGATCGACCGTTGCCGGATGACCATGGTGCGCAGCGAACGCTGGAAATACCTGGCGTACGACGGCTTCAGGCCGCAGCTGTTTGATCTGCTGAATGATCCGCAAGAGTTGCGTGATTTGGGTGAAGACCCGGCTTACGCGGCGGTGCGCGAGGAGCATGCGGGGTATTTGTTCGAGTGGGTGCGCGGCTTGAAGCGGCGCACGACCATCAGTCATCAGGAGATTGATTTGCGCGGACAGCGGTTTCGCTACGGTGAGCCGGAAACCGAGAAACTGGTGCAGATTGGAGTTTGGTGA
- a CDS encoding sigma 54-interacting transcriptional regulator, translating to MSFETFGQPLLTFPDAEKSPLSIRAKALVFVDPRSRQLREELEQLAPRSVSVLIRGETGTGKELLARHIHRASDRSGLFVSVNCGAISPTYADAELFGYAAGSYSGSASSRAGWFGSANGGTLYLDEIGDLPLPIQIKLLAALENHEVTRVGAPQPSPVDVRLVAATSIDLAQAVDAGKFHERLYHYLSEGQLELPALRARIGDILSLAEYFLGIYSQRLDLPVPLISEAAQHLLEQHSWPGNTRELENVIHFALLVSTGDEILPEHLNLPDASGPQVQIERLVTQINIGGSVDERKALKDLLISLSERL from the coding sequence ATGAGTTTCGAAACTTTCGGTCAGCCGTTGCTGACCTTTCCCGACGCGGAAAAAAGCCCCCTGAGCATTCGCGCCAAAGCGCTGGTGTTCGTCGACCCGCGCTCGCGTCAGTTGCGTGAGGAACTTGAGCAGCTGGCGCCACGATCGGTCTCGGTATTGATCCGTGGTGAGACCGGCACCGGTAAGGAGTTGCTCGCCCGCCACATCCATCGCGCCAGTGACCGCAGCGGCCTGTTTGTTTCAGTCAATTGCGGGGCGATCAGCCCGACCTACGCCGATGCCGAGCTGTTCGGTTATGCCGCTGGCAGTTACAGCGGTTCGGCCAGCAGTCGTGCGGGCTGGTTCGGTTCGGCCAATGGCGGCACCTTATACCTTGATGAAATCGGCGACCTGCCGCTGCCGATCCAGATCAAATTGCTCGCGGCGCTGGAAAACCACGAAGTCACCCGCGTCGGTGCGCCTCAGCCGAGCCCGGTGGATGTGCGGCTGGTGGCAGCGACCAGCATCGATCTGGCGCAAGCGGTGGACGCCGGGAAATTCCACGAGCGGCTCTACCATTACCTCAGCGAAGGGCAACTGGAGTTGCCGGCGCTGCGCGCGCGAATCGGCGACATCCTGTCGCTGGCCGAGTATTTCCTCGGCATCTACAGCCAGCGTCTGGACCTGCCGGTGCCGCTGATCAGTGAGGCGGCGCAGCATCTGTTGGAGCAACACAGCTGGCCGGGCAACACCCGTGAGCTGGAAAACGTCATTCACTTTGCCTTGCTGGTGAGCACCGGCGACGAAATTCTGCCGGAGCACCTGAACCTGCCCGACGCGTCTGGCCCGCAGGTTCAGATCGAGCGGCTGGTGACGCAAATCAACATCGGTGGCAGTGTCGATGAGCGTAAGGCGTTGAAAGACTTGCTGATTAGTTTGAGCGAGCGGTTGTAA